One Elaeis guineensis isolate ETL-2024a chromosome 10, EG11, whole genome shotgun sequence genomic window carries:
- the LOC105053152 gene encoding LOW QUALITY PROTEIN: flavonoid 3',5'-hydroxylase (The sequence of the model RefSeq protein was modified relative to this genomic sequence to represent the inferred CDS: inserted 2 bases in 2 codons; deleted 2 bases in 1 codon; substituted 1 base at 1 genomic stop codon) yields the protein MTALTMSIATLSLAATTLFVRLLLLFLVYRHRRLLAPLPPGPSGXPLLGALPLLGPLPHAVLTTLAKHHGPIMYLKLGALGFAVTSSPATARVFLHTLDLPFADRPLNADLIFLRQLRPSLEASVHLLGPGALSKWAPTRRSEVDRMVRSILDLSRLGEPVRVQDVAMVALANALGXAILSRRVFDLEGAESSEFKRLVLELMRVSGLVNVADXIPCIKWVDVQGIERGVKRLHKRFDTLMTGMLREHQDAAGQREGTPDFLDHLLANSKSSEGEVVPFDANIKGLVLDMFIAGTDTSSVSIEWAFAELLKNRSILKRAQLELDNVIGRDRKLEESDIPKLPYLQAICKEALRMHPSTPLSLPHLSNQACKVDGFYIPEGTRLLVNIWAIGRDPDIWENPLEFNPDRFLSGKGANIDLQGTDFELMPFGGGRRICVGKSVGILFVQYLLGTLLHSFDWMIPDGEELDMEEAPGLVLQKNVPLIALASPRLAPTAYV from the exons ATGACCGCACTCACCATGTCCATCGCCACCCTCTCACTCGCTGCTACCACCCTCTTcgtccgcctcctcctcctcttcctcgtcTACCGCCACCGCCGCCTCCTTGCCCCACTTCCTCCTGGCCCCAGTGGTTGACCTCTCCTGGGCGCTCTCCCCCTCCTCGGCCCCCTCCCCCACGCCGTCCTCACCACTCTCGCCAAGCACCACGGCCCCATCATGTACCTCAAGCTCGGCGCCCTCGGCTTCGCCGTCACCTCCTCCCCGGCCACCGCCCGCGTCTTCCTCCACACCCTCGACCTCCCCTTCGCCGATCGTCCCCTCAACGCCGATCTCATCTTCCTTCGCCAGCTACGGCCCTCGCTGGAAGCCAGCGTCCACCTCCTGGGCCCCGGCGCCCTCTCCAAGTGGGCCCCAACCCGCCGGTCCGAGGTGGACCGGATGGTCCGGTCCATCCTCGACCTGAGCCGCCTCGGCGAGCCGGTGCGGGTCCAGGATGTTGCAATGGTCGCTCTGGCTAATGCATTGG TCGCGATACTGAGCCGGCGGGTGTTCGACTTGGAGGGGGCCGAGTCGAGCGAGTTCAAGAGGCTGGTCTTGGAGTTGATGAGGGTGTCGGGATTGGTCAACGTAGCGG TCATACCGTGCATTAAGTGGGTGGACGTGCAGGGGATCGAGCGTGGCGTGAAGAGGCTGCATAAGAGGTTCGACACG CTGATGACCGGAATGCTGAGAGAGCATCAGGATGCGGCGGGCCAGCGGGAGGGAACGCCGGACTTCCTGGATCATCTGTTGGCCAATAGCAAGAGCTCGGAGGGTGAGGTGGTGCCGTTTGATGCCAACATCAAGGGACTCGTTTTG GATATGTTCATTGCTGGAACAGACACGTCCTCGGTTTCGATCGAATGGGCATTTGCTGAATTGTTGAAGAACCGTTCCATCCTCAAGCGTGCACAACTCGAATTAGACAATGTAATCGGTAGAGACCGCAAGCTTGAAGAATCCGACATACCGAAGCTTCCATACCTTCAAGCAATATGCAAAGAAGCACTTCGAATGCACCCTTCTACACCTCTGAGCCTCCCACACTTATCCAACCAAGCATGCAAAGTTGATGGTTTCTACATCCCTGAAGGAACCAGGCTCTTGGTCAATATTTGGGCCATTGGGAGGGACCCTGACATATGGGAGAACCCCCTTGAGTTCAATCCTGATAGGTTCTTAAGTGGTAAGGGTGCCAATATAGACCTACAAGGCACTGACTTTGAGCTAATGCCATTTGGAGGTGGAAGAAGGATTTGTGTTGGTAAAAGTGTGGGGATCCTCTTTGTGCAGTACCTCTTAGGCACATTGTTGCACTCTTTTGATTGGATGATACCTGATGGAGAGGAGCTTGACATGGAAGAGGCACCGGGCCTTGTGCTTCAGAAGAATGTGCCTCTTATTGCTTTGGCGAGCCCTCGTCTAGCACCTACTGCATACGTTTGA